The Chionomys nivalis chromosome 20, mChiNiv1.1, whole genome shotgun sequence genome includes a region encoding these proteins:
- the Trmt9b gene encoding probable tRNA methyltransferase 9B, producing the protein MDPEAAQLEKRHVHDVYESTAPYFSDLQSKAWPRVRQFLQDQKPGSLIADIGCGTGKYLKVNSQVHTLGCDYCGPLVEIARNRGGEVMICDNLNLPFRDQGFDAIISIGVIHHFSTKQRRIRAIKEMARVLAPGGQLMIYVWAMEQKNRHFEKQDVLVPWNNALCSRLLSESHQSWGHQCGHPMSQGYEGPGSACGCAVCLKGRCDSKRSHSMDYGPAVARTCCEDIPKDGEEENGLYNNFGKSLRSWFFSRSLDESTLKKQIERTGPVKNTEGWANSTVSRQPSRQPSLDFHPQDPLSTKGPNLDEVFVDTCSQRHLRWLGQTCTSETFSGHQEGDSRRKEGGNFLDITDTRDSRATGNVSDPSARKILRRVSAFDSTDSQSEDPSYTEEQEEAPDSRAFMRYYHVFREGELSGLLQESVSELQVLSAGNDHGNWCIIAEKRGS; encoded by the exons ATGGATCCTGAAGCTGCCCAGCTAGAGAAACGGCACGTCCATGATGTGTATGAGAGCACCGCCCCCTACTTCAGTGACCTGCAGAGCAAAGCTTGGCCACGAGTCCGCCAGTTCCTGCAGGACCAGAAACCAGGCAGCCTCATCGCTGACATTG GTTGTGGAACTGGAAAGTACCTTAAAGTGAATAGCCAAGTCCATACCCTGGGCTGTGACTACTGCGGGCCTCTGGTGGAGATTGCCCGGAACAGAGGGGGTGAAGTCATGATATGTGACAACCTTAATCTGCCCTTTAGGGACCAGGGCTTCGATGCCATCATCTCCATAGGAG ttattcATCATTTTTCTACAAAACAAAGGAGAATTAGAGCAATAAAGGAAATGGCCAGGGTCTTAGCTCCCGGAGGCCAACTGATGATTTACGTTTGGGCGATGGAACAGAAGAACCGACACTTCGAGAAGCAGGATGTGCTTGTGCCGTGGAACAATGCACTCTGCTCCCGTCTACTCTCAGAATCCCACCAGTCCTGGGGGCATCAGTGTGGGCATCCCATGAGCCAAGGCTACGAGGGTCCTGGCTCTGCGTGTGGCTGTGCAGTATGTTTGAAGGGCAGGTGCGATTCCAAGAGGTCCCACAGCATGGACTATGGGCCTGCGGTGGCCAGAACCTGCTGTGAAGATATTCCGAAGGATGGTGAGGAAGAGAACGGATTGTATAACAATTTTGGAAAATCTCTTCGCTCCTGGTTTTTCTCCAGGTCTTTGGATGAATCAACCCTGAAGAAGCAAATCGAAAGAACAGGACCTGTGAAAAACACAGAGGGTTGGGCCAATAGCACTGTGTCCCGTCAGCCTTCCAGACAGCCGAGTTTAgacttccatccccaggacccgtTGTCAACCAAAGGACCAAACTTAGATGAGGTGTTTGTAGACACATGTTCTCAAAGACACTTGCGCTGGCTGGGGCAAACATGCACTTCGGAGACCTTCAGTGGACACCAGGAAGGAGacagcaggaggaaggagggtggcAATTTTCTGGACATCACTGACACCAGAGACAGTCGGGCTACAGGTAACGTCAGTGATCCTTCTGCCAGAAAAATATTAAGGCGAGTTTCTGCATTCGACTCTACAGATTCCCAATCAGAAGACCCAAGTTAcacagaggagcaggaggaggctcCGGATTCCAGAGCCTTCATGCGCTACTACCATGTGTTCCGGGAAGGCGAGCTGTCCGGACTTTTGCAAGAGAGTGTGTCTGAGCTGCAGGTTCTGAGTGCTGgcaatgaccatggcaactggTGTATCATCGCAGAGAAAAGGGGGAGCTAG